One segment of Amycolatopsis alba DSM 44262 DNA contains the following:
- a CDS encoding cold-shock protein, with product MPTGKVKWYDAEKGFGFVTQDGGADVYIRKAALPQGVEGLKAGQRLEFGVADGRRGPQALSVRLLDPPPSVAEARRRPAEELHGLIEDMIKLLELKVQPDLRRNRYPDRKNTKQIAEIMRAVARDLDP from the coding sequence GTGCCGACCGGCAAGGTCAAGTGGTACGACGCGGAGAAGGGTTTCGGTTTCGTCACCCAGGATGGGGGCGCCGACGTCTACATCCGTAAAGCCGCGCTGCCGCAGGGCGTCGAAGGGCTCAAGGCGGGCCAGCGCCTCGAGTTCGGTGTCGCCGACGGCCGTCGCGGCCCGCAGGCGCTCTCCGTCCGGCTGCTGGACCCGCCGCCCTCGGTCGCCGAGGCGCGCCGCCGTCCCGCCGAGGAGCTGCACGGGCTCATCGAGGACATGATCAAGCTGCTCGAGCTCAAGGTGCAGCCGGATCTGCGGCGCAACCGCTACCCGGACCGGAAGAACACCAAGCAGATCGCCGAGATCATGCGCGCCGTCGCCAGGGACCTCGATCCCTGA
- a CDS encoding HAD family hydrolase, translating into MGITVGFDLDMTLIDPRPGMVAVMNALGAESGLPLDGEFFAANLGPPLDASLRGFGAPEERIPELVTRFRAMYPETVVPVTVALPGAAEALHAVREAGGRTVVVTGKYAPNAKLHLDALGLEVDVLVGELWSTEKAAALTEHGAGVYVGDHLGDVRGALAAGAVPVGVTTGPCTRAELLAEGADVVFDSLTEFPAWFSSFDGLREPGRSGRGPARAE; encoded by the coding sequence GTGGGCATCACCGTGGGGTTCGACCTCGACATGACCTTGATCGATCCGCGGCCGGGCATGGTCGCGGTGATGAACGCGCTCGGCGCGGAATCCGGCCTGCCGCTGGACGGCGAGTTCTTCGCGGCCAACCTCGGCCCGCCACTCGACGCCAGCCTGCGCGGCTTCGGGGCGCCGGAGGAGCGCATCCCGGAGCTGGTCACGCGGTTCCGCGCGATGTACCCGGAGACCGTCGTGCCGGTCACGGTCGCGCTGCCGGGGGCGGCCGAAGCGCTGCACGCGGTCCGCGAAGCAGGCGGGCGCACGGTCGTCGTCACCGGCAAGTACGCGCCCAACGCGAAACTCCACCTGGACGCCCTCGGCCTCGAGGTCGACGTCCTGGTCGGGGAGCTGTGGTCGACGGAGAAGGCCGCCGCGCTCACCGAGCACGGCGCCGGTGTCTACGTCGGGGACCACCTCGGCGACGTCCGCGGCGCGCTGGCGGCGGGCGCGGTACCGGTCGGGGTCACGACGGGCCCGTGCACCAGGGCCGAGCTGCTCGCGGAAGGGGCCGACGTGGTGTTCGACTCGCTGACCGAGTTCCCCGCGTGGTTCAGCTCTTTCGACGGGCTTCGCGAACCAGGGCGATCAGGCCGAGGGCCAGCCCGAGCGGAGTGA